In Phycisphaerae bacterium RAS1, the genomic window ACGCCCAATCCCTGCGGTGTGCGCGGCGCGTGCTGCATCGGCACCGATTCCTGCGAGATCATGACACAGGCCCAGTGCGTCTATCAGGCGGGTCAGTACCAGGGCGACAACACGACGTGCACGCCCAACCCGTGCGGCCCGCGTACCGGCGCCTGTTGCCACGCGGACGGAACGTGCACCGCCCTCACCGCAGCGGAGTGCCTCGGGTATGGATGGACGTTCCAGGGCGATAATTCGCTCTGCATAGAGGTGAACTGCGCGGCGGTGACCGGTGCATGCTGCATCGGCACCGATTCATGCGAAATCATGACGCAGGCGCAGTGCACGTTCCAATCGGGTCAGTACCAGGGTGACAACACGAGCTGCACGCCCAACCCCTGCGGCGTGCGCGGCGCGTGCTGCATTGGCACCGACTCGTGCGAGATCATGACGCAGGCGCAGTGCACGTTCCAATCGGGTCAGTACCAGGGTGACAACACGAGCTGCACGCCGAACCCCTGCGGCGTGCGCGGCGCGTGCTGCATCGGCACCGATTCGTGCGAGATCATGACGCAGGCCCAGTGCGAATATCAGGCGGGTCAGTACCGCGGCGACGGCACCACCTGCACGCCGAACCCCTGCGGTGGGCCGCCACAGACCGGCGCCTGCTGCGTCGGCAGCCAGTGCATCGCCAACCAGACGTTGCAGCAGTGCGTCGCTCTGACCGGCGCCTGGATCGGACCCGGCTCGGTCTGCGGCCCCGGCATGTGCGGCGGCGGCGGCGGAACCGGCGCATGCTGCCTGCCCGACGGCACGTGCCAGGTAACGACCGCGCAGCAGTGCAGCATGATGAACGGCACCTACCACGGCGACGGGTCTGCCTGCGGCCCGACGACCTGCCCGCAGGTCACCCAAGGCGCCTGCTGCATGGCCGGCGGCGGAGCGTGCTTCGTGATGACCTCGATGAACTGCGGCCTGTCCGGCGGCATGTATCAGGGCGACGGCACGACCTGCGGGCCGACCACCTGCCCGCAGCCGCCGCAGAACGGCCGCTGCTGCCTGTCGAACGGCGCGTGCACGGAAACGACGATGGAAGACTGCGGCGTTCTGGGCGGGATGTTTGCAGGCCCGGGGACGACCTGCGCCGGCGACCCGTGCGCCCAGCCGCCCGGAGATTTCCAGCTTCAATTGCCGCTCGACGGCGCGGTGGACGTGCCGGTTGCGCCGCTGTTCGACTGGAACGACGCGGCGGGCGTGGTCGACTATGACCTGTACGTTGACGACGACCCGGCGATTGGCAGTCCGGAGATCGCCGCCGCCAACCTGCTGATCAGCCAGTATCAGGCGCCGGACGACGCGCTGCAGCCCGCGACGACGTACTACTGGACGGTGATCGCCTACAACGCTTCGGGTGAAACGCAATCGAGCACGCACTCGTTCACGACCGGCGCCGCCGCCGCGGACTGCAACAGCAACGGCGTGCCGGATTTGCAGGACATCGCCGACGGAACCAGCCAGGACTGCAACGGCAACGCCGTGCCCGACGAGTGCGACATCGTTGCACAGCCGGGCGCCGGGCAGACGATCGATAGCGGGCCGCTGAACATGCTCATCCCGGAGAACCTCCCCCCCGGCATTTCACACGCGATCAGCGTGGCTGAGACTGCGGCCGTCTACGACCTGAACGCGCAGCTCAGCATCGATCATACGTGGGTCGGCGACCTCGTGATCACGCTCACTCACGGCGGAACCTCGGTGGTCCTGATCGATCGGCCGGGGCGACCGCCGGGAAGCACCGGGTTCGGCTGCGGCGCGGACAACTACGTGGCGATCGTGCTCGACGACGAGGGCGCGGGCGGCGCGATTGAGAACATGTGCGTCATGAACCTGACGTCGCCGCCCTCATACACGCCGAACAACCCGCTCAGCGCGCTCGTCGGCGCGAGCGCCGCCGGCGATTGGATTCTCACGGTGAGTGACAATGCGTCCGGCGACTTCGGAATCCTCGTTTCCTGGTCGCTGCTGCTCACGCCCGGCTCGCCGCCGGTAAGCATGGATGCGAATGGCAACGGAGTGCCGGACGAATGCGAGTAAGGGTAGCGTAGCTAATCAACAATGGCGCATCATGGGTGGGACGGGCGTCTCGCCCGTCCCGCGCGACGGGCGAGACGCCCGTCCCACCCAATCAAGACGCAAACAGCCTAACTAGGGCGGCGGCGGGAGCGACGACGGGAACCGCGGGTCGATCTGCGCCGCTCGACGCAGATGCGGCTCCGCCGCCGGCGCGTCACCGCGCGCCGCCAGGAGTCGGGCCAGATTGAAATGGGCGCCGGCGTGCTCAGCGTTGGACGCCAGTGCGGCGTGCAGCAACGCCTCGGCCTCGGCCGCTGCGCCGCGTTGCATGAGGAGCAGCGCGAGGTTGTTACAGACGTCGGCGTCCGCGGGGGTCCGTTGCAGCGCGGCGCGATAGGCGGCTTCCGCCTCATCCAGCCGGCCGAGCGTCGCCAGCATCACGCCTCGGTTGTAATGCAGATGAGCTTGTTCGGGGGTCCGCTGCAGCGCCTCACACAGGTAGGCCGCTGCGCGCTCGAATTCGCCGCGCCCGGCCGCCTGTTCTCCCAGTCCGGTCTGCAGCCAGGC contains:
- a CDS encoding Proprotein convertase P-domain protein, which produces MTQAQCVYQAGQYQGDNTTCTPNPCGPRTGACCHADGTCTALTAAECLGYGWTFQGDNSLCIEVNCAAVTGACCIGTDSCEIMTQAQCTFQSGQYQGDNTSCTPNPCGVRGACCIGTDSCEIMTQAQCTFQSGQYQGDNTSCTPNPCGVRGACCIGTDSCEIMTQAQCEYQAGQYRGDGTTCTPNPCGGPPQTGACCVGSQCIANQTLQQCVALTGAWIGPGSVCGPGMCGGGGGTGACCLPDGTCQVTTAQQCSMMNGTYHGDGSACGPTTCPQVTQGACCMAGGGACFVMTSMNCGLSGGMYQGDGTTCGPTTCPQPPQNGRCCLSNGACTETTMEDCGVLGGMFAGPGTTCAGDPCAQPPGDFQLQLPLDGAVDVPVAPLFDWNDAAGVVDYDLYVDDDPAIGSPEIAAANLLISQYQAPDDALQPATTYYWTVIAYNASGETQSSTHSFTTGAAAADCNSNGVPDLQDIADGTSQDCNGNAVPDECDIVAQPGAGQTIDSGPLNMLIPENLPPGISHAISVAETAAVYDLNAQLSIDHTWVGDLVITLTHGGTSVVLIDRPGRPPGSTGFGCGADNYVAIVLDDEGAGGAIENMCVMNLTSPPSYTPNNPLSALVGASAAGDWILTVSDNASGDFGILVSWSLLLTPGSPPVSMDANGNGVPDECE